In a genomic window of Diadema setosum chromosome 3, eeDiaSeto1, whole genome shotgun sequence:
- the LOC140246565 gene encoding uncharacterized protein: MFNGLWVIESMLPGTQPGPNSARRAPRGSEPTSPLSSAGSSSSHRNKQLLKSYHDFTMQLFSSSQLYGEGDALFVAAVRSGDYERVENMLHRRNHEVVNIDARDKETGNTALMWAVQIGCVKLVWLLLKYGADVTLRNSNNETAVDLAGDAEMRKVLLESVMRTGVSPRHLLQAAWQGNAKVVRRLLGESKVLDINCRNADGYTPLLLVTRDVQLFESIGSALESYDPVAVVEELLRYRADPVATDKDGHSPLHLAASAANSTLADEMALRLLQIPLTADARDDRSAAPIHAASQSGSVDVVVALLGQGVDVNERGHAGATPLHVSASAGQTQVANTLLHHGADVTLVDDRGKTAVDVAKTKRMKSVLKEAWTEATHNKQEAELSPVKPPSRMGLVEEDSPRQTRLLSLSSTSPPSELGKKMLQKLTDAHKAVLAEEQMLKDIESGRFTPGLQARKLGLLRSQSRNSPAPPKTPRVLDPLSTTPSKLDTTTSATSSSSSCRKAKRSLTFSGRSSTHAKGQRSRGHDKLEKTRSDPTGHRLIGESSQIPVTVVGLDLDDSLRDVKFQRIMASRPIDRQSTGQGDFPAARHRGRLVQHRGSDSSVTSDLGASSGGGLFPQRDSNANPPLASITPLRTSHLLNLEQMHLVLNSPSPNPESASLFPNSKLVLPLTPSAAADGRPHQETIFEFEDEEENDGDAAEGDAAVDSENNLRIDLSAMNHEVQPALPHRAMFNIEASRVNALKESSDSGQGSSRSTVSHTSSSASILTSSPSPQLEVDRKEAAKNRLGIKMTPSATKLPEEKGPLFQRAQTRLPSLGRSSPMRRQTSGQGSKRKTSEDCISVLSMSSVHGHMSEMGNPSEKQEFAEAPTFITEIEAKPVQMRVTDGRTSGKRRISLENNSALVDRKRQPSVATDHRSLSRATPAVDSKVSTVSTSKSVVHSNLEMSGQVDSVTSQRLSLEEEQSAKVAPLCAASAKVAPLSCNSRSSSDHRTVHGESPASNRTLSTVGGSQAPGNCTSQNQKQLLSHGTRGPASSCVQSGSSSSLPRSSKRSPGTLEVLPVAKVSDLNSDRTGKQQSKEHTVADSKSNLKNPDKNLDKGVSRGAENKGKVDEGQAATTGLYPGVQSQGASEKVAEQKDTKCKASAGQSKVAAMIQKVPGVKTLSGISSNSDKTTSKLGQKAKSSGREKAGDKSKKETLMKPSGKSAITVKRERTPAAGKNTPKVRKNQGKSSERGKGVTGEEEKMETTWRISCNDESSSESDFESGTPRFAGTTPRKGPATKQSKEQKGNRSTVAGSRVGTLPKATKTDQTEDLLESSEAEEVLEEVIFSGEDDDNEAERLNGFKRGGPKPDHRIKKESSIAGNKEKGVTKKAGSSTATTGSKEGLVIVQQKVRKEKEVEKGKMAVRRVQPVPSATNAAVKKDTNVEQHGSTSKPKLEPPPASTKRIKDTRGSVEKLALQKVSSPRLEQKKKEEQKRGNATPRKGHAASAKGEQTVSLTSQGNLKENTLQKSGEGKGQVSIESKPNPSLPDVTSIGKTSDVPDETFESMREVGEATTTRMVNSPRSGDDAIDKKVKSEQTRREESGPSSQNHIDPAVKVTTSEFAKAETGKNMVLSPTSPKEPKPESTFTRVSKYKSPDTSPREAGKNATASPKDKRPIKNPMAAKQSPVIMDIVELFKSAGTCSSPNDLRIEVLGKIKSSAVSVKEPVRRLVKTVPKKVSGSAQSSPGKGGKGKSKERVGSGGKSRGRGGSGGRKGSDESKTGMKKSKRSAGKGKGKRKVKDTDLKLVPEVDTNTTAFISGQGWHIKTTRNEDDGDVIVRETHQEDDSSGENDELDVQLSPHHSLKLDELTVMREISVEEKKNIVNILSPLELNAPMFIPDTMGTIKEFADSLKSTSSSEMSGQARGDGGGISRKKGSKNENDETVLKDRSVNESQLEHQLGKASLQPPVTPCSGRSRAGGEKEGMTADLSDYETNPELLKVFRIKDHFETPSPRDSRKSSLNSDEEQIRERLNLILTTRQDSSSEGTEGKEEQQSAERREVGKPLRKKPPLPKQLHAHQIQPSKKHSPRQSSHKDSASQSAKQDSHVNSVVLPPPDLNNKSEGRQEDTPTKVSSEKSSILDSKTSSSSSIDKHRDQSMGDPLPNQQGEETLQPDNQRNENIEEPGVIDEGQDDAEGEDPLTKHVQTLTEQTLQELSSAIASSQEDINRSVIHTRPQSIATARSHRSLSPTPREVSDHQERDLDEAEFLDQSLALSEASSEVFRDLMETGEVSIGGSATVSSIVSSTDRSLSSNTNHSESEGTELLHWKKGNLLGKGAFGMVYLGLTNTGQLLAVKQVELSERDQEKAKHQYQKLQEEVQLLKTLAHKNIVCFLGVSLAENIVNIFMQYVPGGSIASLLARFGALEETVFCRYTKQILEGTQYLHENDVIHRDIKGANIMLMSNGIIKLIDFGCAKRLCIQLSQSQNVLRSMRGTPYWMAPEVIMETGHGKKSDIWSIGCTVFEMATRKPPWAEMPPMAAIFAIGSGDPVPQLPEKFSEEARAFVNACLSRDQSQRPAASDLLKHDFIGRRKERSRASYKTRLSSSAIEDGPIVFREQPISRDSSDARGRGRRNYAPEEFR, encoded by the exons ATGTTTAATGGACTGTGGGTCATTGAATCCATGCTTCCAGGAACCCAGCCAGGGCCAAACTCAGCACGCCGGGCCCCGCGGGGATCCGAGCCGACCAGTCCCCTGTCCAGCGCGGGGTCCAGCAGCTCGCACCGCAACAAGCAGCTGCTGAAGTCCTACCACGACTTCACCATGCAGCTGTTCAGCTCCAGCCAGCTGTACGGGGAGGGCGATGCGCTCTTCGTGGCTGCCGTCCGCAGCGGGGACTACGAAAGAGTGGAGAACATGCTGCATCGCCGCAATCACGAG GTGGTTAACATCGACGCACGGGACAAGGAGACCGGTAACACCGCCCTCATGTGGGCCGTCCAGATCGGCTGCGTCAAGCTCGTGTGGCTGCTGCTCAAGTACGGCGCCGATGTCACGCTGCGCAACAGCAACAACGAGACGGCTGTGGACCTGGCCGGCGATGCCGAGATGCGGAAGGTCCTCCTGGAGTCAGTGATGCGGACGGGCGTGTCCCCCCGCCATCTACTGCAGGCCGCCTGGCAGGGCAATGCCAAGGTGGTCAGACGGCTCTTG GGTGAGAGCAAGGTGCTGGACATCAACTGTCGTAATGCCGATGGCTACACCCCACTGCTCCTGGTCACCAGGGATGTGCAGCTCTTTGAGAGCA TTGGCTCTGCGCTCGAGTCGTACGATCCCGTGGCCGTTGTGGAGGAGCTCCTTCGTTACCGTGCCGACCCCGTGGCGACAGACAAGGACGGCCACTCCCCGCTCCATCTCGCGGCGTCGGCGGCAAACTCCACGCTGGCCGACGAGATGGCTCTGCGTCTCCTACAGATTCCCCTGACGGCCGACGCCCGCGACGACCGCTCTGCCGCCCCGATCCACGCGGCCTCGCAGAGCGGCAGCGTCGATGTCGTCGTGGCTCTTCTTGGCCAGGGCGTGGACGTCAACGAACGAGGACACGCGGGAGCCACACCCCTCCATGTATCG GCCTCAGCGGGCCAGACCCAAGTGGCGAACACATTACTCCATCACGGAGCCGACGTCACCCTGGTCGACGACAGGGGGAAGACGGCCGTCGATGTCGCGAAGACCAAGCGCATGAAGTCAGTCCTTAAAG AGGCTTGGACGGAGGCTACACACAACAAGCAGGAGGCGGAGCTTAGCCCAGTCAAGCCTCCTTCTCGCATGGGATTGGTGGAGGAGGACAGCCCTCGACAGACACGCCTCCTGAgcctctcttccacctccccaCCATCTGAACTGGGAA agaaaatgctcCAGAAATTGACTGATGCCCACAAGGCAGTCTTGGCTGAGGAACAGATGCTGAAAGATATTGAATCAGGAAGATTTACTCCTGG GTTGCAAGCGCGTAAGCTGGGCCTGCTCCGCAGTCAATCCCGCAATTCCCCCGCCCCGCCCAAGACTCCCCGAGTGCTGGATCCGCTCTCCACTACCCCCAGCAAGCTGGATACCACCACCTCAGCtacgtcatcatcatcatcgtgcAGGAAGGCCAAAAGGTCACTGACCTTCTCCGGTAGGAGTAGCACCCATgccaagggtcaaaggtcaaggggtcATGACAAGCTGGAAAAGACAAGAT CTGACCCAACTGGACATCGTCTGATAGGAGAGAGCTCACAAATTCCCGTCACCGTGGTCGGCCTGGACCTCGATGACAGCCTACGGGATGTGAA ATTTCAGCGCATCATGGCCTCGCGACCCATTGACCGGCAGTCCACCGGCCAGGGCGATTTCCCCGCAGCGAGACACAGAGGACGCCTGGTGCAGCACCGTGGATCAGACAGCTCCGTGACATCGGACCTCGGCGCTTCGTCCGGAGGTGGTCTCTTCCCCCAGCGAGATTCAAACGCTAACCCCCCGTTGGCCTCAATTACTCCTCTACGCACTTCTCATTTGTTGAACCTAG AACAAATGCACCTCGTACTTAACAGTCCAAGTCCCAATCCGGAATCTGCCAGTCTTTTCCCCAACTCAAAGCTGGTCCTGCCGCTGACGCCGTCCGCGGCTGCTGACGGACGCCCGCACCAGGAAACTATCTTCGAATTCGAGGACGAGGAGGAAAACGATGGCGATGCTGCTGAGGGAGATGCGGCTGTGGACAGTGAAAACAACTTGAGGATTGATTTGAGTGCCATGAACCATGAGGTGCAGCCCGCGCTGCCCCACCGCGCGATGTTTAACATCGAGGCTAGCCGTGTGAATGCTCTGAAGGAGAGTTCGGATTCTGGTCAAGGGTCGTCGAGGTCAACGGTTAGCCACACCTCTTCCTCTGCAAGCATCCTCACCTCAAGCCCCAGTCCTCAGCTGGAGGTGGACCGCAAAGAGGCGGCGAAGAATCGCTTGGGGATCAAGATGACGCCCTCGGCTACAAAGCTGCCTGAAGAGAAGGGCCCCCTCTTCCAGCGTGCCCAGACCAGGTTACCGAGTCTCGGGCGGTCGTCCCCCATGCGGCGGCAGACTTCGGGTCAGGGGTCCAAGCGTAAGACCAGTGAGGACTGTATTTCTGTGCTTTCCATGTCGTCTGTGCACGGACACATGTCGGAGATGGGAAACCCAAGTGAGAAGCAAGAATTTGCCGAAGCCCCAACATTCATTACGGAGATCGAAGCAAAGCCTGTGCAGATGAGAGTGACTGATGGTAGAACATCTGGTAAGCGCCGAATCTCCCTGGAGAATAACTCTGCCCTTGTAGATAGGAAAAGACAACCATCGGTGGCCACAGATCATAGAAGCTTGTCCAGAGCTACTCCAGCTGTCGACTCCAAGGTGAGCACCGTCTCTACCTCCAAATCTGTTGTACATTCCAACCTTGAAATGTCTGGTCAGGTGGACTCGGTGACAAGTCAGAGACTTTCTCTTGAAGAGGAACAGTCAGCAAAGGTCGCACCACTCTGTGCTGCTTCGGCCAAAGTCGCTCCGTTGTCATGTAATAGCAGGTCGTCGTCTGACCACAGAACAGTTCACGGGGAGAGTCCAGCTTCAAACAGGACTCTTTCAACAGTTGGTGGTTCTCAAGCTCCAGGCAACTGCACttcacaaaaccaaaaacaactcTTATCACATGGGACACGAGGGCCGGCCTCATCCTGTGTTCAAAGTGGAAGCAGTTCCTCTCTTCCAAGGTCCTCAAAGCGATCTCCCGGAACTCTTGAAGTCTTGCCCGTGGCAAAAGTTTCTGATTTAAACAGCGACAGGACTGGGAAACAACAGTCAAAAGAACATACTGTGGCTGACAGCAAAAGCAATCTTAAAAATCCAGATAAAAATTTGGATAAGGGTGTGTCAAGAGGAGCTGAAAATAAAGGGAAAGTTGATGAGGGACAGGCAGCGACAACTGGGCTTTATCCAGGAGTACAGTCACAAGGTGCAAGTGAGAAGGTGGCAGAGCAAAAGGACACTAAGTGTAAAGCATCGGCTGGACAGTCAAAAGTTGCTGCAATGATACAAAAAGTTCCAGGTGTGAAAACTTTGAGTGGAATATCATCAAACTCTGACAAAACAACCTCAAAGCTTGGGCAGAAAGCTAAAAGCTCTGGAAGAGAGAAAGCGGGGGACAAGAGTAAAAAAGAGACTTTGATGAAACCTAGTGGGAAGAGTGCAATCACTGTCAAGAGGGAGAGGACACCAGCAGCTGGTAAGAATACACCAAAAGTCAGGAAAAACCAGGGTAAGTCTAGCGAGAGGGGCAAGGGAGTTACAGGGGAGGAAGAGAAGATGGAGACGACATGGAGGATATCGTGCAATGATGAAAGTTCCTCTGAATCAGACTTTGAGAGTGGAACGCCGAGATTTGCAGGAACCACTCCCAGGAAGGGTCCCGCCACAAAGCAGTCCAAGGAGCAGAAGGGAAACAGAAGCACTGTTGCCGGAAGCAGAGTGGGCACCTTGCCTAAAGCCACCAAGACAGATCAGACGGAGGATCTCCTCGAGAGCAGTGAGGCTGAGGAGGTCCTTGAGGAAGTCATCTTCAGTggagaagatgatgataatgaagctGAGAGACTTAACGGGTTCAAGAGAGGAGGACCCAAACCTGACCACCGGATCAAGAAAGAATCGTCGATAGCTGGTAACAAGGAGAAAGGAGTCACCAAGAAGGCTGGAAGCAGCACAGCAACGACAGGCAGCAAAGAAGGCTTGGTAATAGTCCAGCAGAAGGTGCGGAAAGAGAAGGAAGTCGAAAAAGGGAAGATGGCCGTGAGGAGAGTCCAACCTGTTCCATCTGCAACAAATGCAGCTGTGAAAAAAGACACAAATGTAGAGCAACACGGCAGTACAAGCAAACCAAAATTGGAGCCGCCACCTGCCTCGACTAAACGAATCAAGGATACAAGAGGTAGCGTAGAAAAGTTGGCATTGCAAAAGGTTTCATCCCCGAGGTTGGAgcagaagaaaaaggaagaacagAAAAGAGGTAATGCGACTCCAAGGAAAGGTCATGCTGCTTCAGCAAAAGGCGAACAGACTGTGAGCTTGACATCTCAGGGTAATCTAAAGGAAAATACTTTACAGAAATCTGGTGAGGGGAAGGGACAAGTATCAATTGAAAGCAAGCCAAATCCGTCATTACCTGATGTGACCAGTATAGGAAAGACTTCCGATGTGCCTGATGAAACATTCGAGAGCATGAGAGAAGTGGGAGAAGCTACAACTACAAGAATGGTTAATAGTCCACGCAGTGGTGATGATGCGATTGACAAAAAGGTAAAGAGTGAGCAAACACGAAGAGAAGAGAGTGGTCCTTCCAGCCAGAATCACATAGACCCTGCTGTCAAAGTCACTACGTCTGAGTTTGCAAAGGCTGAGACTGGCAAAAATATGGTGCTAAGCCCAACCAGCCCAAAGGAACCAAAGCCTGAGAGTACCTTTACCAGAGTCAGCAAGTATAAGTCACCAGACACATCCCCGCGGGAGGCAGGCAAGAACGCAACGGCCAGTCCCAAGGATAAAAGACCGATAAAGAACCCGATGGCAGCCAAACAGTCTCCCGTCATCATGGACATTGTGGAACTCTTCAAGTCTGCTGGGACATGCTCCTCGCCCAACGACCTGCGGATTGAGGTGCTGGGAAAGATCAAGAGCAGTGCTGTCTCCGTCAAGGAACCCGTGCGAAGACTTGTGAAAACAGTACCAAAGAAAGTGTCAGGTTCTGCACAGAGTTCTCCAGGGAAAGGTGGAAAAGGAAAAAGTAAGGAGAGGGTCGGAAGTGGAGGGAAGAgcagaggaagaggaggaagtgGAGGAAGGAAAGGAAGTGATGAGTCAAAGACAGGAATGAAAAAGTCCAAGAGATCTGCAGGCAAGGGGAAAGGGAAGAGAAAAGTGAAGGACACAGACTTAAAGCTGGTGCCTGAAGTCGACACCAATACAACAGCATTTATCTCAGGACAGGGATGGCATATCAAGACCACCCGAAATGAGGATGATGGCGATGTCATCGTCAGGGAAACACATCAAGAGGATGACTCATCTGGAGAGAACGATGAGCTCGATGTGCAGTTGAGTCCTCACCACTCCCTCAAGCTGGATGAACTCACCGTCATGAGGGAGATCTCCGTTGAGGAGAAGAAGAACATTGTCAACATCCTCAGCCCGCTGGAGCTCAATGCTCCGATGTTCATCCCAGACACCATGGGCACCATCAAGGAGTTTGCAGATTCGCTCAAGAGCACCTCCTCCTCAGAAATGAGTGGGCAAGCAAGGGGAGACGGGGGCGGAATCTCCAGAAAGAAAGGGAGTAAGAATGAGAATGATGAGACAGTGTTGAAAGACAGATCTGTCAATGAGAGTCAACTTGAGCATCAATTGGGAAAAGCCAGTTTGCAGCCACCCGTCACGCCATGTTCAGGGAGGTCCAGAGCCGGCGGAGAAAAGGAGGGCATGACTGCAGATCTGTCCGACTATGAAACCAATCCCGAGCTCCTGAAAGTCTTCAGGATAAAGGACCACTTTGAGACCCCCTCCCCTCGAGATTCTCGAAAGAGTTCCCTCAACTCTGACGAGGAGCAGATCAGGGAACGGCTGAATCTCATCTTGACGACCCGCCAGGACAGTAGTAGTGAGGGCACGGAAGGGAAGGAAGAGCAGCAATCCGCAGAAAGAAGGGAGGTGGGAAAGCCTCTTAGGAAGAAGCCACCCTTGCCAAAGCAGCTCCATGCACACCAGATCCAACCTTCCAAGAAACACAGTCCAAGGCAATCCAGCCACAAAGACTCTGCTTCCCAGTCAGCCAAGCAAGACTCACATGTGAATAGCGTGGTGCTGCCACCACCAGACCTCAACAACAAGTCGGAGGGAAGGCAGGAGGACACCCCGACTAAGGTTTCCTCAGAAAAGAGCAGCATTCTAGACTCAAAGACAAGTTCATCTTCTTCAATTGACAAGCACCGTGACCAGTCAATGGGTGATCCTTTACCCAATCAACAAGGTGAGGAAACTCTCCAGCCAGACAATCAAAGGAATGAAAATATTGAGGAACCCGGCGTGATTGATGAGGGCCAGGATGATGCAGAAGGCGAGGACCCCTTGACAAAGCATGTCCAAACCCTGACGGAGCAGACCCTCCAAGAACTGTCGAGTGCCATCGCCAGCTCCCAAGAGGACATCAACCGGTCGGTCATCCACACCCGTCCGCAGTCGATAGCCACTGCCCGCTCCCACAGGAGCCTGTCTCCGACCCCCAGGGAGGTCTCGGACCACCAGGAGAGAGACTTGGACGAGGCGGAGTTCCTGGATCAGAGCTTGGCGCTGTCCGAAGCCAGCAGTGAAGTCTTCAGAGATCTCATGGAGACAGGAGAGGTGAGCATA GGTGGGTCGGCTACGGTCTCTAGCATCGTCAGCAGCACGGATCGCAGCCTGAGCTCAAACACGAACCACTCGGAGTCAGAAGGGACGGAGCTGCTGCACTGGAAGAAAGGCAATCTCCTCGGTAAAGGAGCATTTGGCATG GTCTATCTCGGACTGACCAACACCGGTCAGCTCCTAGCGGTCAAGCAGGTGGAGCTGAGTGAGAGGGACCAAGAGAAAGCCAAACACCAATACCAGAAACTACAGGAGGAGGTACAGCTACTTAAGACACTCGCACACAAGAACATTGTCTG TTTCCTTGGCGTGTCGCTGGCGGAGAACATTGTCAACATCTTCATGCAGTACGTCCCCGGTGGCTCAATCGCGTCCCTCCTGGCACGGTTCGGCGCCCTCGAGGAGACCGTGTTCTGCCGCTACACCAAACAGATCTTGGAGGGCACGCAGTATCTCCATGAAAACGACGTCATTCACAG GGACATCAAGGGGGCGAACATTATGCTGATGTCGAACGGCATCATCAAGCTGATCGACTTCGGCTGCGCCAAGCGTCTGTGCATCCAGCTGAGCCAGAGCCAGAACGTGCTGAGGTCGATGAGGGGAACCCCCTACTGGATGGCCCCTGAGGTGATCATGGAGACGGGCCATGGCAAGAAGTCCGACATCTG GTCCATCGGCTGTACTGTCTTTGAGATGGCCACCCGCAAGCCCCCCTGGGCCGAGATGCCCCCCATGGCGGCCATCTTTGCCATCGGCTCCGGCGATCCCGTCCCCCAGCTTCCGGAGAAGTTCTCGGAGGAGGCGAGGGCATTTGTCAACGCTTGCCTGTCACG TGATCAGAGCCAGCGGCCCGCGGCTTCCGATCTCCTAAAGCACGACTTCATCGGGCGTCGCAAGGAGCGGAGTCGGGCCAGCTACAAGACGCGCCTCTCCTCCTCCGCCATCGAGGACGGCCCCATCGTGTTCCGCGAGCAGCCCATCTCGCGCGACTCGTCGGACGCCCGCGGCCGCGGGAGGCGGAACTACGCCCCCGAGGAGTTCAGGTGA